ATCACTTCTTTTCCCCTATATTAGTCATGATGGTCTTGTGAAAGTTTAAATAATTTCAAGAGCCTTATAACTCAACTGGCACCTCCTGGTGCTTCCAACAAAGACATCCAAGATTCAAATCCTCTCATCTCCAACTattgatttatcaaaaaaaagaaattataaatcatTTTCATTGATTATATGTTTTTGCAAACTTTGCCTGTGTTTGGGCTTAGTGTCATATGATTTGTTCACAACTAgtcccaaacccaaaaaaagtggAGAATTATGGTAGGTTGACAaccaatataaaatttaatcacCCTATCATGAATGGATCCACTACAAATACACACACTCCCTAGGTGAAAAAATACATGTGGTCAACCTTGATTAATTTGTTGAGGATTCATAGCTGATCTCAAAATTTTGGACTAAGGCTTAGTTGTTCTTGTATGCGTTTTTGCAataagccaaaaagaaaaatctcttaCATTGATATGTTTGCTTTTGCTATAGttactaatataattttttctttagatGTGGATTTTTTAGTTAAGTTTGTTGCCATGATAATTTACTGTTGCTTGTAATATTAGGAAAATTCTAAATCCACGGCCAAAGCTGAGGATAAAGTGTCATGTGATGTCAGATAAAAACAAGTAGTGTGTCCCCAAGCCAGTTTTGGCCTtgtctttttttgcttttgaaaaaaatttgattctttaacattttttatttacttacttCCATTCACATAGGTACGAAAGATTTGCCAATCAATTGCCTTTTTGTCACCTGCAATTTGCATGACTCTTTCCTCTCTGGATCTAGGATTGCCGCCTTGGGAAATTGTGGGGCTTCTCACTGGTGGCTTAGCCCTTTCAAGCTTTGCCCTTTCAGGTACTTTACAATCCAAATTTATATCACATTTATTATGTAACGCAATAGATATTGGAGCTAAATGTCCTCGATATAGactattaattcaataattggaaCAGGACTTTACTGTACTCATCAAGATATCTCACCCGAATATGCGAGTATACTATTGGTATGTAATATTACAGTTTCCCAGCTTCTATCTGTTTTAGTAGTTGTTCTTTTTAGGTATTGTTCTATAAGTGTTCAGATGTTAAGAGCTCTTCCCTGCTTAATCTCCAGTCAGTCTATGGTTCTTGTATTATCTTTGTTATCCATTGCATGTTACCATTATTATCTTTTCATTAATGGCATACCATCTATAAAGGTAATAGGTTTCTTTTCCCCCTTTCCGGGTGCAGAAAAGGATATGAGCTTTATTCCTGCATCAAtgtgttatatttaatattccAACTTATCAACCTCATTCTGGAAGCTCATCACATTCATAATGGAACATTGCTCGTTTTACCTAGTTCTAGCACCCAACCATCTTGTGCACATAGTTTGCTCTGACAATCAATTAGTAATTGCAGAAATTATAGCTTTGTTTATAAAGTATTACAGCAACCATGACAAACTATTGATCAAAATAGTACCATGACAAGTCTATGATTATTTCTGTGAAGTTTGTTGAATCTTCCTGACATATTTAATCCCAGTTTTGGCTTTATTAGCTTAAGCTCTTGTTCAAAGCCATAACGTCATATGTTGGAATCCCAGAGTAGACTAATTCCCTGAATTGTTTTGAATACATTTGAACAGTGGGTCAAAAGCATGGAACTGGTTTCTGTACAATGCTTATGCATGCTCTTAAGTTAAAGCATATACCTTCTTTGTCTCTTCTAAACTTTTTCAGCCAAATTCAGAaatgtttttaaccaaatacaaTTAAAACCTTTCCGAATTCAATCATGGATCATTTGAGAAGTCCTTTCTTGAAAATTCTACATTCAGGGTATCACCAACACAGTGGGAGCAGTACCTGGCATTGTAGGTGTAGCCCTCACCGGTTATCTTCTTGATTCAACTCATTCTTGGAGTGTAAGTTCAAGATACTGTCATTCtagtttttcctttatttttggctCATATCTTTCACATTTCCACCACAATGTACAGTTTCTAATTCGTTACTGTATTTATGTAGATATCATTATTTGCACCATCAATCTTCTTCTACTTAACTGGAACACTTGTATGGTTGGTGTTCGCCAGCAGTAAGCCTCAAACCTTTTCAGAGACAGATTGACCTTGTTCTTGTTCTTTGGATTTCTTATTCTTAATGAAGTATCCAATTTGAAGGAAAGTCAACTCAATGTAATACTAATTTGATTTGTTCAACAGCATTTAGTGGATATCGACTCATCCCTAGTTGGGTCAAATTTTAGTTGCGTCACGACATAGGAAAGACAGCATGTGTATATTCCCAATGTATTTGGTTCAATCATATGTAACAGTGTTGTATATTTTGACTTTCTTTGGTTGGCCACCAAAGTGTTAAACATGTATTTCAACACGAAAGAATTTGAATTGCAAGAATTCCACTTGTACTGATGCTTCTATTGGCTATTGAGAATGACAACAGGCACcacaaaatctctctctctctctcaacctaCTGGTGAAACTACATTTCACTAATATGCTTTGTTCATGTGGGTATCTGCTGTATGATGCATACGATGAGCAGCACAACATTGTTGTACATTTGACCATTATAGTGActttatgaatttaaaaaagtagagaaaagaagaaaaattttgtattaattaaaaGCAATTTCTAAAAAAGATTGCTCTTGATGACGGAAAAAGAATGAAATCGTTGCCTTAGTATTCAGTCTCTTATTAGATTAGATCGAACCAATTTTAGCTCTATCTAGCCTCCTACCTGCAAGCAGGGGGAACAGCATTTGGTATGTGAGCAAATACAATGGAGAAAGGAGCTACTGATATTGGGCTTGATGAATTTGCATATAAAGGCTCCAATGGAGGTATGTCCCCAGATGAATTTACAGTTAAAATTTTCCCATTTAGCAGCATGGTTTGACTGTGTAAATTCCCATCTTTTGCTGTAAGGTGGTATTCCTCTCTATCATTTTCACTTTTATAACCTTGAGGCAGCCGAATATGTTTTCTATGAAACTTGTGTTTATGTCGCGAACTTGAAGTACGATTGAAGGCTACTTTGACCTGAATAGTGGTGCTGTTGTCTAAGTTGATTAATAATAATGTGAATCCCTTCTGCATGATGAAGAACCTGGTCagataaaaaaagagaatatataCCTGTTTTGATAATTGAATAGGGATGGTACATACAGAATGTTTTGCACAGTGGGCATAAGCACGTATTTTCTTTGTTCCAGAAAAGCTCGTTGACAGAACATTGTTTCCCATTAATCGGTGCCAAAGAAGAGCACTGTAATAAACAAAGCAGTGTATCAAGCACAAAGTCCTAATACCGCTTAGTAAATAAAGTATAAACTCACTTCTGATTAGTTATCATCACTATAAATGGGAACtaataaaattctatcttgaGTAGCACTAAAGAACCAGGCGTAAATCTCATCTCTGGATTTGTATTTCTCATTCATAAATCCATCTTTGTTTATGCTGCCAACTTTATCATTTATCAAAGTATGCTGACTACTTATAATTcccttatttctttttctatttattttgtcCTCTGTTTTGGCAACATGGTAAAGCCAAATTTCTTTAACAATTGCgaattgcaacaaaattttaatccaATATCTGCATCAAGGTGATTAATGACGCTTTTCAAAGATCTATTATGTATGTTTCAGAACTTCAGAGCAGGAATTATAATAAgttcttaaagaaaaaaaagggggggtgggggggggggtgttgtgtTGTTCTTTGATGATATTAAACATATTGTTTCTGATTTTGTGGATTCTAGCTGTGTCATAGTATAGCCTATAAAATTCACAAACCTGTAGTAGTCCGGATTTGGTTCAAAGGTAGTGGTGTTGAGTAAACCATAGTTCCCACCAATGAACGTCTGTCTGCAATATGTTTTTGTGTCATAAGAGGATGCCATTCCAAGCTGATCCAAATACCTGATTATTGCATtcaaaaaaactttatttgagCTAGAATCAAAGACAGAAAACCTGATATTCTAATTGTAGATTATAGCTTGGTTACCAGAAACTAAACACAAAGGCATTAGTGACAAGATTATGGCCACTGTTGTAAGCCCCTCCGGCCTCACCAACCCATGCAACTGCTGAAGTTTCAGAACTCCTGACTATGTTATGGAGGCTCCTAAATGTGTTAGCCTCACCATCAAGATAGGATGGATCAAGAATCTTTTCAACAAGGTGCTGATCAACTCCTACAATTTTAGATGATAAATTCTTCAAAATAACTGCAGGATTAAGAAATGAATGAATATTCAGTTTGCTCAATCAAAGATACCTGGCCCCAGATTATATATGTGGTGGGTGACAACATCCAAAGATTTCGATGTCTTATTTAAGAATTCTTTGAACCAGTTTGCATCAAAGAATCCTCCTGGTGCAATTATTATCGGCTTGGGTTCAATCTCCTTGTAAATATTTTGGACTATGCGCTGCAATGCAACAGTGTCTAAGGCATACTGATCTGCTGCAACTCTCGTTCCCACTCCATTCCCACTCAATTCATTTCCTGAACAGCAAAGAGATTCATTATATATTCATAAATTACTGGCAAAAGAGATACTTAAAAGAGAATTTTCTGCTTAGAATTAAACCTGGAAATTTTATGAGCTCAATTTTAAGGGGGGAAAAAATAAACCACACATACACAACAATACATCAacataatttcatttcattaagTTTTAGCTTCTTGCATCACATTTGTAGAATAAGTAATCGAATTTGAAGATGGATATAACAAGTTTGAAGCAGTAGTAACGAATGAAGGAAAGACAAGGTCTCGTGGGGAGGGGGGATGCACATTTCCTTGTATCATTCTATAACTCTTGCCATTTAAGTGCCATTAACAAGAAATATTATTCTTACCAAGCTCCCAACCGTGGATAGTGAAGTTCTTTCCGACAGTATAGCGTATAAGAGATTCAGCATTAGTGTAGTTCCAAGCTCCTACAGCAGACCCATCAGAATGTATAGATCGTCCATAGAGagcatttaacccaaatataaTCTTAGCCCTGAAATAGACCAACGAATCTTAGGCTGTTTaactcttaaagaaaaaaatttgaaggtaAACAAGAAGTAAAAATTCTTCTTACCCAGCTTTTTCGAAGAGGGTGTTTAATTCATCCCATCTATTCATGGGTAGGCAACCCTGAGTAAAACCAAACATCTCTGATGACTTGTTAGCAAAAGGAACACAAGGTTGCTGATCATCAGGAGTATCATATATGACCTTGTCTTGCAAAGTGCCACCCAGTCTAAGTTTCAAGGGTGAAAAAGCTGCACCATGATTGATAATGGAAATTTTAGACTCCAATGAAAACATAAGAGAAAGCAAATTACACATAATCAAGAGAAAATCCTGTGATTATGGTATTCTCACCTTTTATTGCATTTAATAGGATATTGTTGCCAAGATCCTGCACATGAGAATGATCGAACAAATTTTAAACAGTTAATCAATATGACATATTATCCTTTCGAATTCATTAAGGACATATTTCTAATTGTTTTctcaaatgaaaaaatgaaCATTTCTGTATCACATGATCATAGTCTTGAATTAAAAATGCAAATACCAGTTTTGAaatgtacacacacacacacacattaaggaaaagaaaaatggtctCATCATCAAATTAATGGACAAGAATTATACTTATAATCATGTATTCCCCATATCAAACAaagattgaattttaaataaccACGAACCATGAAAAAATTAAT
This DNA window, taken from Quercus robur chromosome 2, dhQueRobu3.1, whole genome shotgun sequence, encodes the following:
- the LOC126715488 gene encoding heparanase-like protein 3 isoform X2; the protein is MFGFTQGCLPMNRWDELNTLFEKAGAKIIFGLNALYGRSIHSDGSAVGAWNYTNAESLIRYTVGKNFTIHGWELGNELSGNGVGTRVAADQYALDTVALQRIVQNIYKEIEPKPIIIAPGGFFDANWFKEFLNKTSKSLDVVTHHIYNLGPGVDQHLVEKILDPSYLDGEANTFRSLHNIVRSSETSAVAWVGEAGGAYNSGHNLVTNAFVFSFWYLDQLGMASSYDTKTYCRQTFIGGNYGLLNTTTFEPNPDYYSALLWHRLMGNNVLSTSFSGTKKIRAYAHCAKHSKGFTLLLINLDNSTTIQVKVAFNRTSSSRHKHKFHRKHIRLPQGYKSENDREEYHLTAKDGNLHSQTMLLNGKILTVNSSGDIPPLEPLYANSSSPISVAPFSIVFAHIPNAVPPACR
- the LOC126715488 gene encoding heparanase-like protein 3 isoform X1; its protein translation is MGSQIWLLGLCFLMCVFSFISVSSKALVGDGTVFIDGKAAIGRIDDDFVCATLDWWPPEKCDYGTCSWGHASLLNLDLGNNILLNAIKAFSPLKLRLGGTLQDKVIYDTPDDQQPCVPFANKSSEMFGFTQGCLPMNRWDELNTLFEKAGAKIIFGLNALYGRSIHSDGSAVGAWNYTNAESLIRYTVGKNFTIHGWELGNELSGNGVGTRVAADQYALDTVALQRIVQNIYKEIEPKPIIIAPGGFFDANWFKEFLNKTSKSLDVVTHHIYNLGPGVDQHLVEKILDPSYLDGEANTFRSLHNIVRSSETSAVAWVGEAGGAYNSGHNLVTNAFVFSFWYLDQLGMASSYDTKTYCRQTFIGGNYGLLNTTTFEPNPDYYSALLWHRLMGNNVLSTSFSGTKKIRAYAHCAKHSKGFTLLLINLDNSTTIQVKVAFNRTSSSRHKHKFHRKHIRLPQGYKSENDREEYHLTAKDGNLHSQTMLLNGKILTVNSSGDIPPLEPLYANSSSPISVAPFSIVFAHIPNAVPPACR